DNA from Synergistaceae bacterium:
CGACTTTCGACAGTTTTCAACTGGCTACTCATCGTTATGTATATGCACTAACACATACCGAGGTTTAGATCAAATCATCTTTTGTCAAAGTGCGATCATTGCTGGGTTTATTGCGGTTAACCCGGCGTACTCGTTAGGAATTGGCGGGACTCCAGGAAAAATATCCAATACCTGGCGATAAAAGACCTTTTCTGAAGCTCTTATGTCCCTTATGCGTTCGAGAAGTTCTTTAAAATATCTGCCGCCGCCAGCTTCTTTAAGCAGGTCATCATTCATGGCAAACCCTTTTATAAGATATTCTTTCAGTACAGAATTTGCCCAAATGCGGAATTGTGTGCCTCTTATGGATTTGACGCGGTATCCGACAGAAATTATGACATCAAGGTTATAGTATTCTATATCTCGTTTGACGCTCCTGTCGCCTTCATTTTGAACTGTTGCATATTTTGCAACAGTTGCTTTTGGGTTTAACTCTCCCTCTTCAAAAATCTTTTTTATATGTTTTGAGATGGTCGATTTATCCTTCTGAAAAAGTTCAGCCATTTGTACCAAAGACATCCACAGGGTCTCATTGTGGAACTGGACTTCCACACGAGTAGTGCCATCGGCAGTTTTATAAAGGAGCACTTCTCCCAAAGATGGATATGGATTTTCCAAGTTGTCGTTTTTTTGCATAATATAAAACCCTCCGTAAAACAAATACTCTCCAATCCCGCAACAGCAGGGACTAAAATGCTCTTTTGGAAAATTTTTTTTATGTGGTGACTACCTTACAAATTACACGGAACAATGGCGGATCTGATGCATAGATGAACAATTCTCCATATCCATGTTTATTTAAAATTGCACAAATAGAGGCCACAGCCTCTTTAAGCTCTCCAGTTTATTTTTTAAATTCCATTGTTTCATTTTCAAAACCAAGAGTCATAAATTTTCGTTGTCTCCCTTTAAATAAATAGATACCAATTATTACCTCTGGCGGCAATCAATTGTAACCCATTTTGGGAATCTGCAGGGGTGCGCTCCGGAAGGAAACACGGAGGGGTCAGACCTACACGATCAACAAAATGTCCAACTCCTGTAATACCCCACCTCTTGGCAACAGCCTCGCTTCAGATCTTCTGATCACTGCACGATTGATACAAATATATCATATTGTATCAATCGTGTAGGTCTGACCCCTCTGACTTCTTCAGACCTTCGAGACCGGCATCAGGAAGCTGTGTAGGTCTGACTTCTTCGTTTTCTCTTAATTGTGTCAATTG
Protein-coding regions in this window:
- a CDS encoding virulence RhuM family protein, which translates into the protein MQKNDNLENPYPSLGEVLLYKTADGTTRVEVQFHNETLWMSLVQMAELFQKDKSTISKHIKKIFEEGELNPKATVAKYATVQNEGDRSVKRDIEYYNLDVIISVGYRVKSIRGTQFRIWANSVLKEYLIKGFAMNDDLLKEAGGGRYFKELLERIRDIRASEKVFYRQVLDIFPGVPPIPNEYAGLTAINPAMIAL